In Corylus avellana chromosome ca2, CavTom2PMs-1.0, the following proteins share a genomic window:
- the LOC132172255 gene encoding RING-H2 finger protein ATL74-like — protein MAQEAYPPAPSPTSTTSSHDSHEPAAAAIHFNLMLIVAAILFVFVCALGLHSMLHCVFQYANRVITESVQSAASRRLDSGLKKKEMVALPTSTYAYSGSPPSASGCAICLADFSDGDKLRILPKCNHRFHVACVDKWLLSHSSCPTCRHRLKSGDCRPSLEIVTA, from the coding sequence ATGGCTCAAGAAGCTTATCCTCCCGCCCCTAGTCCGACCTCAACCACGAGCTCCCACGACTCCCACGAACCGGCCGCTGCTGCCATCCATTTCAATCTTATGCTCATTGTTGCTGCCATTTTATTTGTCTTTGTTTGTGCTCTTGGCCTTCACTCCATGCTACACTGCGTGTTTCAGTATGCTAATCGCGTCATCACTGAGTCGGTCCAATCAGCTGCCTCTCGTCGACTGGATTCGGggttaaagaagaaagaaatggtgGCGTTGCCTACTTCAACTTACGCCTATTCAGGGTCTCCACCATCAGCTTCAGGGTGTGCAATTTGCCTTGCTGACTTCTCCGACGGAGACAAGTTAAGGATCCTGCCCAAGTGCAACCACCGGTTTCATGTCGCATGTGTCGATAAGTGGCTGCTCTCTCACTCTTCATGCCCTACTTGCCGGCACCGGCTTAAATCCGGTGACTGCCGGCCCTCTTTAGAGATTGTCACGGCCTAG
- the LOC132171770 gene encoding choline-phosphate cytidylyltransferase 2-like has protein sequence MGDQKQSVSANGNNNNNNNKSDGGGEGERPVRVYADGIYDLFHFGHARALEQAKKSFPNAYLLVGCCNDELTHMLKGKTVMNEKERYESLRHCRWVDEVIPDAPWVITQEFLEKHQIDYVAHDSLPYADASGAGNDVYEYVKSVGKFKETKRTHGISTSDIIMRILKDYNQYVMRNLARGYTRKDLGVSYVKEKRLRVNMGLKKLHERVKKEQERVGEKIQTVAKTARIHRNEWVENADRLVAGFLEMFEERCHKMGTAIREQIQERLRGQQQLRRLVYDEEVDDEFYDDSEEEDEEEEYYVNVDEK, from the exons atggggGATCAGAAGCAGAGTGTTAGCGCGAATggcaacaacaataacaacaacaacaagagtGATGGTGGCGGTGAGGGGGAGAGACCGGTTCGAGTCTATGCCGACGGAATATACGATCTCTTCCACTTCGGCCACGCCCGTGCTCTCGAGCAAGCCAAGAAATC GTTTCCGAATGCTTATCTGCTTGTTGGATGCTGCAATGATGAACTCACCCACATGTTGAAGGGAAAAACTGTTATGAATGAGAAGGAACGATATGAGTCTCTCCGCCACTGCAG GTGGGTTGATGAGGTTATCCCTGATGCACCATGGGTGATCACACAAGAGTTCCTTGAAAAACATCAGATCGACTATGTTGCACATGATTCTCTTCC TTATGCTGATGCAAGTGGGGCTGGAAACGATGTCTAtgaatat GTTAAGTCTGTTGGGAAGTTCAAGGAAACTAAACGGACTCATGGAATCTCAACATCTGATATTATAATGAGGATTCTCAAAGATTACAATCAGTATGTGATGCGTAATTTGGCCCGTGGATATACAAGAAAGGACCTAGGTGTTAGCTATGTCAAG GAAAAGAGGCTTAGAGTGAATATGGGTTTGAAAAAATTGCATGAAAGAGTGAAGAAAGAACAAGAGAGAGTTGGAGAGAAG ATACAAACTGTAGCAAAAACTGCTAGAATACATCGTAATGAATGGGTGGAGAATGCTGATCGATTGGTTGCTGGGTTTCTTGAGATGTTTGAAGAACGTTGCCATAAAATG GGAACAGCCATCAGAGAGCAAATACAAGAGCGGCTAAGGGGGCAGCAGCAGTTAAGAAGGCTTGTATATGATGAGGAAGTTGATGATGAGTTCTATGACGACtctgaggaagaagatgaagaagaagaatactATGTAAATGTTGACGAAAAATGA